A stretch of Microcoleus sp. FACHB-68 DNA encodes these proteins:
- a CDS encoding penicillin-binding protein 1A: protein MAKAAQKSLREKPLHQRRSFWIGLGLVGVGSGALAVGVGLHSLERSLPATSEILTFVRGKTLTIKAADGAILEQMGEATREKLQIEEIPPKLVEAFIAIEDRRFYKHEGVDFQGILRASVLNVLARDVVQGGSTITQQLARIVFLNQDPSAERKIREALLARKIEREMKKEQILERYLNLVYLGSGAYGVADAAWVYFGKQVDEMTLAEMATIAGLPPAPTEYSPLVNAKVAQDRRDIVLREMQEAGFITAAEADAAINSPLKLNPKIPKRLQIESAYFTTYIKQQLPRYVSTESIEMGGLTVETTLNRKWQKIAEKVVKDAIELDGPAQGFEQAALVSIDPRNGEIKALVGGNDFETSQFNRATQAQRQPGSTFKGFVYTAAIAAGFSPYDGYLDAPLSIDGYKPQNYGKTYRGWTSMMDALTSSINIVAVKVLADVGFEPTIKLARDMGIKTELKPYYALALGAIEVNLLELTNGYGTLAAQGNFMEAHGITKVTDGRGKVLYDGNLKQKRVVDKDSAALMTWMLERVVQNGTGAPAQLADRQVAGKTGTSEEARDLWFIGYIPQLVTGVWLGNDDSYPTWGTSGTAAFTWREFMSKAVEGMPIEEFPELPEIEGRQASIKAKPVNAEMITLPLPAPPPQPNSNTGYSNPDPGYNSGQYYDQGNSAPESSGNYYEQPASQDYYPPQ, encoded by the coding sequence ATCGCGAAGGCAGCTCAAAAGAGCCTGCGCGAGAAACCTTTACACCAGCGGCGCTCATTTTGGATTGGTCTCGGTTTGGTCGGTGTGGGAAGTGGGGCGCTGGCTGTAGGCGTGGGTTTGCATTCTTTGGAGCGCAGCTTACCGGCAACCTCAGAAATATTAACCTTTGTTCGCGGAAAAACCCTGACGATCAAAGCCGCAGACGGCGCAATCTTAGAACAAATGGGGGAGGCAACGCGAGAAAAGCTACAAATTGAAGAAATCCCTCCCAAGTTGGTTGAAGCATTTATTGCCATCGAAGACCGGCGCTTTTACAAGCACGAAGGTGTAGATTTTCAAGGCATTCTGAGAGCAAGTGTCTTGAACGTATTGGCCAGAGATGTCGTGCAAGGGGGCAGTACAATCACGCAACAATTGGCTCGGATTGTATTCCTCAATCAAGATCCGAGTGCAGAACGCAAAATTCGTGAAGCCTTACTCGCTCGAAAAATTGAGCGAGAGATGAAAAAAGAACAGATTTTAGAACGCTACCTCAACCTCGTTTATTTGGGTTCAGGCGCTTATGGGGTGGCCGACGCGGCCTGGGTTTATTTCGGCAAACAAGTGGACGAAATGACCTTAGCAGAAATGGCCACGATTGCCGGCTTGCCTCCAGCCCCCACGGAATACTCTCCCTTAGTGAATGCGAAAGTGGCACAAGATCGCCGCGATATCGTATTGCGGGAAATGCAGGAGGCGGGGTTTATTACCGCAGCAGAGGCGGATGCAGCGATTAACAGCCCCCTGAAGCTCAATCCCAAAATACCCAAGCGTCTTCAGATCGAGTCTGCCTACTTTACAACCTACATCAAGCAGCAACTGCCCCGGTATGTCTCAACAGAGTCCATTGAAATGGGTGGTCTGACGGTGGAGACAACGCTCAACCGCAAGTGGCAGAAAATTGCCGAAAAAGTGGTCAAAGATGCGATTGAACTGGACGGGCCGGCTCAAGGATTTGAGCAAGCGGCTTTAGTGTCCATTGACCCCCGTAATGGTGAAATTAAGGCACTGGTTGGGGGAAATGATTTTGAAACGAGCCAATTCAACCGCGCCACTCAGGCTCAGCGGCAGCCAGGTTCCACGTTTAAAGGATTTGTCTATACAGCTGCGATAGCAGCCGGCTTCTCTCCCTACGATGGTTACCTAGACGCACCGCTGTCGATTGATGGGTACAAACCCCAGAACTACGGCAAAACCTATCGCGGTTGGACTTCCATGATGGATGCCCTCACCTCTTCGATTAATATTGTTGCCGTGAAGGTGTTGGCAGATGTGGGGTTTGAACCGACGATCAAACTCGCCCGTGACATGGGGATTAAAACAGAACTCAAGCCTTACTACGCCCTAGCCCTCGGTGCGATTGAGGTGAACTTGTTAGAACTCACCAACGGCTACGGAACTCTGGCAGCCCAAGGTAACTTTATGGAAGCCCACGGCATTACCAAGGTGACAGACGGGCGGGGTAAAGTTCTCTACGATGGGAATTTAAAACAGAAACGGGTGGTGGACAAAGATTCGGCGGCGCTGATGACTTGGATGCTGGAAAGAGTGGTGCAAAACGGCACTGGCGCGCCGGCACAACTGGCCGATCGGCAAGTGGCTGGGAAAACCGGCACCTCTGAGGAAGCCCGTGACCTCTGGTTTATTGGCTATATCCCCCAATTGGTAACGGGGGTATGGCTGGGCAATGATGACAGCTACCCGACTTGGGGGACAAGTGGCACCGCTGCGTTTACTTGGCGCGAGTTTATGTCCAAAGCGGTGGAAGGAATGCCGATAGAAGAATTCCCAGAACTGCCAGAAATCGAAGGTCGTCAAGCCAGTATTAAAGCGAAGCCGGTGAATGCTGAAATGATTACGCTGCCGCTGCCGGCCCCACCCCCTCAGCCCAACTCCAACACAGGTTACAGCAACCCTGATCCGGGCTATAACTCCGGGCAATACTACGATCAAGGTAACTCAGCTCCAGAAAGTTCAGGGAATTATTACGAGCAGCCGGCATCCCAAGACTATTATCCACCTCAGTAA